A window of Cohnella herbarum contains these coding sequences:
- a CDS encoding DUF1540 domain-containing protein — translation MPNGVACSVSNCSYWGQGNRCGAKEITIEVDSHANHRWHEEFSDEFFTHEDTAPTSSVTCCLTFKPNTEK, via the coding sequence ATGCCGAATGGCGTCGCATGCAGCGTAAGCAATTGTTCGTATTGGGGTCAAGGAAACCGTTGCGGAGCTAAAGAAATCACGATTGAAGTGGACTCTCACGCCAACCACCGTTGGCACGAAGAGTTTTCCGACGAATTTTTCACGCACGAAGACACGGCACCGACTTCTTCCGTTACTTGTTGTCTGACATTTAAGCCGAATACCGAAAAATAG
- a CDS encoding YpuI family protein — translation MPATNIKALAESSRDKLKAAIDPIEQFLNHNALEQLVQADNPDGPGFYTGLLSDLRHLLVFSEVAYEKLGAVLRRPNFDNELAERALYEVYHNGVNSFFYPKNECYSEDGRYAYTGQDAIRFRMKPVRAARDVILNISRVYEELRDDLSYYESDYLTHRRMQNQTK, via the coding sequence ATGCCAGCCACTAATATCAAAGCGCTTGCCGAATCCAGTCGAGATAAATTGAAGGCAGCGATCGATCCGATTGAGCAGTTCTTAAACCACAATGCGCTCGAACAGCTTGTTCAGGCGGACAATCCGGATGGTCCTGGATTTTATACCGGGTTATTGTCGGATTTACGTCATTTGCTCGTATTTTCCGAAGTGGCTTACGAGAAGCTCGGAGCGGTATTAAGACGTCCGAATTTCGATAACGAGCTTGCGGAACGCGCGCTATACGAGGTGTATCATAACGGAGTGAATTCCTTTTTCTATCCGAAAAACGAATGTTATTCCGAAGATGGACGTTACGCGTACACCGGTCAAGACGCGATTCGTTTCCGGATGAAGCCGGTGCGTGCCGCGCGCGACGTCATCTTGAACATTTCCCGCGTTTACGAGGAGCTTCGCGATGACTTGTCTTATTATGAAAGCGACTATCTGACTCATCGCCGGATGCAAAACCAAACCAAATAA
- a CDS encoding S8 family peptidase, which translates to MRRRTLLGLLFTAAVIAFAIPLYPTMRGTNHRTPSAFPMPSPVPSRVPSHPSASNEASYKQQTVLRDMEATERLSRAQIERDIQNFLKSKDAHRPIKDLLRTHPEILYVEWGNGNGRQKAGSLKPELATAVATHLTKARTAVKQGSNYSSPTFKHGGKSYFVLARHSSEVAAKQNVLAIVSTEVIQAVERHQRRNLRLIPYPPEGRYRIESVTPGNNKETTVRTGEDNGNASHYAVDEIVVKFRKPLTEKQLLQLRRELDLSVVRHTGKTYVFRSKKHKTMELKKYFVDKYKPEFIEPHYLYLTNELGNDPNSKSIIPNDTLYSEYQWNLPEITTELGWKVTKGSPDVIVAVLDTGVQADHPDLKGRLVPGMNIVDPSKPPNDDVGHGTHVAGIIAAEVNNGEGVAGMTWFTKIMPVKVLDSSGAGSTYSVAEGIIWATDHGAKIINMSLGNYAEAEFLHDALKYAYDHGVVLVAASGNDNTERPGYPAAYDEVIAVSATDPDESKAEYSNYGDYIDVAAPGTSIPSTYPGSRYAALSGTSMASPHVAALASLVRAANSGLTNKEVMELLRRTAKDLGQSGKDKDFGYGQIDVVSALNSASGSSTSLQLYPLQVRRELERLNK; encoded by the coding sequence TTGCGCCGTCGCACGCTGCTTGGTTTGCTCTTTACCGCTGCCGTTATCGCATTCGCTATTCCGTTGTATCCGACTATGAGGGGTACCAACCACCGGACCCCTTCCGCTTTTCCAATGCCTTCTCCGGTGCCAAGTCGCGTACCTAGCCATCCATCGGCCTCGAACGAGGCTTCGTACAAACAACAAACCGTGCTTCGGGACATGGAAGCGACCGAACGTCTATCCCGCGCGCAGATCGAACGTGACATCCAAAATTTCTTGAAATCGAAGGACGCGCATCGTCCGATCAAGGATCTGCTGCGTACCCACCCCGAAATCTTATACGTAGAGTGGGGAAACGGGAATGGTCGGCAAAAAGCCGGATCGCTGAAGCCTGAACTCGCTACCGCAGTCGCTACGCATTTGACCAAAGCCCGAACGGCTGTCAAACAAGGCAGCAATTACTCTTCCCCTACGTTTAAACACGGAGGGAAAAGTTATTTCGTGCTGGCCCGGCATTCGTCCGAAGTCGCCGCTAAACAAAATGTGTTAGCTATCGTTTCCACGGAAGTGATACAAGCCGTCGAACGACATCAGCGCCGCAATTTACGGCTGATCCCCTACCCTCCCGAAGGAAGATACCGGATCGAATCCGTCACTCCCGGCAACAACAAGGAAACGACGGTTCGGACTGGAGAGGATAACGGTAACGCCAGCCATTATGCGGTAGACGAGATCGTAGTTAAATTCCGGAAACCGCTGACGGAGAAACAATTGCTCCAACTCCGCAGGGAGCTCGATCTTTCCGTCGTGCGCCATACCGGTAAAACTTATGTATTCCGGTCCAAGAAACATAAAACGATGGAACTGAAAAAGTATTTCGTCGACAAATACAAACCGGAATTCATTGAGCCGCACTATCTCTATTTAACGAATGAACTGGGGAACGATCCGAACAGTAAGTCCATCATCCCCAACGATACACTATATTCGGAATATCAGTGGAATTTGCCCGAAATTACTACCGAATTGGGATGGAAAGTTACGAAAGGCAGCCCGGACGTTATCGTAGCCGTGTTGGACACGGGCGTGCAAGCCGATCATCCCGATCTTAAAGGGCGGCTCGTTCCCGGAATGAACATCGTGGATCCCTCCAAGCCGCCTAACGACGACGTCGGACATGGAACCCATGTGGCGGGTATAATCGCCGCCGAAGTCAATAATGGCGAAGGCGTGGCTGGCATGACTTGGTTTACGAAGATCATGCCGGTCAAAGTGCTGGATAGCTCCGGAGCCGGATCCACCTATTCCGTTGCGGAAGGGATCATATGGGCTACGGATCATGGAGCGAAAATCATAAACATGAGCTTGGGCAATTATGCGGAAGCCGAATTTCTGCACGATGCGCTGAAGTACGCATATGATCACGGGGTTGTGCTGGTCGCCGCCAGCGGAAACGACAATACCGAACGCCCGGGCTATCCGGCCGCTTACGACGAAGTCATTGCCGTATCCGCCACCGATCCCGACGAATCTAAGGCGGAGTACTCCAATTACGGCGATTACATCGACGTAGCCGCTCCCGGCACTTCCATACCAAGCACGTACCCTGGAAGCCGTTACGCGGCGTTATCCGGAACATCGATGGCATCCCCGCATGTCGCTGCTCTTGCTTCTTTGGTTCGCGCAGCGAATTCGGGACTGACGAATAAAGAGGTTATGGAGTTGCTGCGGAGAACGGCCAAGGATCTAGGACAGAGCGGTAAGGACAAAGACTTCGGCTACGGACAGATCGACGTCGTCTCGGCGTTGAATTCCGCAAGCGGCTCCAGCACTTCCTTGCAGCTCTATCCGCTGCAAGTGCGTCGCGAGCTTGAGCGGTTGAACAAATAA